The genomic interval TTAGAAGGTTGGAGGAAACGATCGTGGGACGGCTCGGGCAAGTACAAAAAATTATATATTGTGGCTGAAAATGATTTACAGTTAATTTCTGAAAACAAAAAAAGGCACTGAATGATCAGTACCTTTTCTCAATCTTATAAAGAACTAATATTTTCTTATACAGCAGTCGAAGATATTTTAGCTCCGATATATTCCCGGTTCATACGGGCTATGTTAACCATACTAATTTCTTTCGGACATTCTGCTGAGCAAGCACCAGTGTTGGTACAAGCACCAAATCCTTCGGCATCCATTTGAGCGACCATTTTTTCTGCGCGGATGCTTCTTTCAGCCTGGCCTTGTGGTAATAAAGCCAACTGAGATATTTTGGCAGATACAAAAAGCATAGCCGAAGCATTTTTACAAGCTGCAACACAAGCTCCGCAACCGATACATGCAGCGGCAGAAAACGCATCGTCAGCCGCTTCTTTTGGAATTGGCAAGCTGTTTGCATCCTGTGCATTACCTGTATTAACAGAAACGAATCCACCTGCGGCAATGATCCTGTCAAATGCATCACGGTCTACAACCAGATCCT from Dyadobacter sp. NIV53 carries:
- a CDS encoding succinate dehydrogenase/fumarate reductase iron-sulfur subunit; the encoded protein is MHIKLKVWRQSNSNTQGGFENYSLDTVSPDMSFLEMFDILNEKLIEEGTEPVAFDHDCREGICGSCDMFINGRPHGPLKGVTTCQLHMRSFNDGDTIVVEPWRAGAFPVIKDLVVDRDAFDRIIAAGGFVSVNTGNAQDANSLPIPKEAADDAFSAAACIGCGACVAACKNASAMLFVSAKISQLALLPQGQAERSIRAEKMVAQMDAEGFGACTNTGACSAECPKEISMVNIARMNREYIGAKISSTAV